Proteins encoded in a region of the Thermodesulfobacteriota bacterium genome:
- a CDS encoding phosphopantetheine-binding protein, translated as MKTEDRVKKVLIENALKGIDSDELTLDSELIEYGVGLDSVATLELVVALEQEFKVHLDEDELTADVFDTIKSISKHIEKNL; from the coding sequence ATGAAAACGGAAGATAGGGTAAAAAAGGTTCTCATTGAAAATGCTCTTAAGGGCATAGACTCAGATGAGCTTACGCTTGATTCTGAACTTATTGAATATGGGGTCGGCCTTGATTCCGTGGCTACTTTAGAGCTAGTAGTAGCTTTGGAGCAGGAATTTAAGGTCCATCTTGATGAAGATGAACTTACTGCAGATGTATTTGATACTATTAAAAGTATTTCAAAGCATATCGAAAAAAATCTATAG